One genomic window of Oncorhynchus kisutch isolate 150728-3 linkage group LG24, Okis_V2, whole genome shotgun sequence includes the following:
- the bcap31 gene encoding B-cell receptor-associated protein 31, translating into MSLQWTAVATFLYAEVFFVLLLCVPFISPKRWSKIFKSRLVQTIAYYGNTSFIVAIAILVFLLIDAFREVRKYSVTEKVDLTNNPVAVDHIHMKLFRAQRNEYIAGFALLLCVLLRRLATLLSQQATLMASNEAFKKQAEGASDAAKKYMQENEDLQAKLKDAGVAVPEVGKKPSGVGVQEENKTLKAEVRSLKDELEATKKVLLKSDGDVKAMKKQAENLTVEYDRLLNEHSKLQASSDAQSQDKKSN; encoded by the exons ATGAGTCTACAGTGGACGGCCGTGGCCACATTCCTTTATGCGGAGGTCTTCTTTGTGTTGCTTCTGTGCGTGCCCTTCATCTCCCCCAAGAG ATGGAGTAAGATCTTCAAATCTCGTCTGGTTCAAACTATCGCATATTATGGAAACACCTCCTTCATTGTAGCCATTGCCATTCTAGTTTTCTTACTAATTG ATGCGTTCAGGGAGGTGCGAAAGTACAGTGTGACTGAGAAGGTGGACCTGACCAACAACCCAGTGGCTGTAGATCACATTCACATGAAGTTGTTCAGAGCCCAGAGGAATGAGTACATTGCTGGCTTCGCcctgctcctgtgtgt GTTGCTGAGGCGACTGGCAACCCTGCTCTCTCAGCAGGCCACTTTGATGGCTTCCAACGAGGCCTTCAAGAAGCAAGCCGAGGGAGCCAGTGACGCTGCCAAGAAGTACATGCAGGAGAATGAGGATCTGCAGGCG AAACTAAAGGATGCTGGCGTCGCTGTCCCAGAAGTGGGCAAGAAGCCATCTGGAGTTGGAGTGCAGGAGGAAAACAAGACGTTGAAGGCAGAGGTGCGCTCTCTGAAGGATGAGCTGGAAGCCACAAAGAAAG tcctcctGAAGTCTGACGGTGACGTGAAGGCAATGAAGAAGCAGGCGGAGAACCTGACTGTGGAGTATGACCGCCTGCTCAATGAACATTCCAAGCTGCAG